A genomic stretch from Seriola aureovittata isolate HTS-2021-v1 ecotype China chromosome 13, ASM2101889v1, whole genome shotgun sequence includes:
- the LOC130180384 gene encoding uncharacterized protein LOC130180384 yields the protein MWDPLSDCSPLISAAASGKLRLVRLLVEGGAQVNGCNPRGETALLAACKALRGEPAGPDTEKLLKYLLQNKADPNTQDRVGRTALMYACMERAGAQVAAALLSAGADPSMEDCSGASALVYAINAQHQPTLEVLMDACRARGRDIIIIATEMGVNGGQVTRRYLNVPPSPDTSPVPCMSPSDIVLKTGSPNSPEGENIFNFRGASDRHLSCELGPLSQCNTPPPRQRVSSEPWLAIHNLACLNRAYEEGMRERSLQEGHREDLKREGGGCEDEEGKDEDEESPLRESMVHGRDNRHGGGNYNSCQEDFLPRVSRSVLSLTEMKSSSRVTSSRVVPKRCLTPGGSTLDNKTQKSSVDKLPACPSPHSRLRRNTLPSVIVVPPLLHLPPLVNQSDSHLQIPTQVSLSKSRSMVFLPHPPSSSTPSSSSRASVRPSLLPPLPLSFSVTSLVAPPASCCSERSRRSPRRHSVQLEPIRGGGRMNHLGL from the exons GCTTTGCTGGCTGCCTGTAAGGCCCTGAGAGGGGAGCCTGCTGGGCCTGACACGGAGAAACTCCTCAAATACCTGCTCCAGAACAAG GCAGATCCAAACACACAGGACCGCGTAGGCCGTACTGCTCTAATGTACGCCTGTATGGAGCGAGCAGGAGCTCAGGTGGCAGCCGCCCTGCTGTCTGCAGGAGCCGACCCCAGCATGGAGGACTGCTCTGGAGCCTCGGCTTTGGTGTACGCCATCAATGCACAGCACCAACCGACGCTGGAG GTGCTGATGGATGCCTGTCGGGCCAGGGGTCgcgacatcatcatcatcgccacAGAGATGGGAGTGAATGGAGGCCAAGTGACCAGACGTTACTTGAATGTTCCTCCGTCCCCTGACACCTCGCCGGTGCCCTGCATGTCCCCATCTGACATCGTCCTCAAGACGGGCTCACCCAACTCACCCGAGGGGGAAAACATCTTCAACTTCAGAGGAGCCAGTGA ccgaCATCTTTCCTGTGAGCTGGGTCCACTGAGCCAGTGTAACACTCCACCTCCCAGACAGAGGGTGTCATCTGAACCGTGGCTGGCCATTCACAACCTGGCCTGTTTGAACAGGGCTTACGAGGAGGGCATGAGGGAGAGGAGCCTGCAGgagggacacagagaggatttaaaaagggagggaggagggtgtgaagatgaggaaggaaaggatgaggatgaggagtcACCTTTGAGGGAGAGCATGGTTCACGGGAGGGATAACAGGCATGGAGGAGGGAATTACAACAGCTGCCAGGAGGATTTCCTTCCAAGGGTCTCTCGGTCAGTCTTGTCCCTCACAGAGATGAAGAGTTCCTCTCGGGTGACCTCGAGCAGAGTGGTGCCAAAGAGGTGTCTGACACCTGGAGGGTCAACGCTGGACAACAAGACCCAGAAGAGCTCTGTGGATAAGCTTCCTGCCTGCCCGTCGCCTCACTCCCGACTCCGCAGAAACACCCTCCCCTCTGTCATAGTGGTCCCGCCTCTGCTTCACCTCCCTCCTTtagtcaatcaatcagactCTCACCTACAGATACCAACACAGGTGTCGCTCTCCAAAAGCAGGAGCATGGTGTTTCTGCCTCATCCGCCCAGCTCCTCCACACCTTCCTCTTCATCCAGAGCATCTGTAAGACCATCGCTGCTCCCTCCGctgcctctctccttctctgtcacCTCGCTGGTCGcccctcctgcctcctgctgcagtgagaggagcaggaggtcaCCGCGTCGACACTCAGTGCAGCTCGAACCGATCAGAGGAGGAGGGCGGATGAACCACTTGGGGCTTTGA